One Candidatus Omnitrophota bacterium genomic window, GCGCCCCAGATACCGCCTATACAATGCACGCCAAAGGCATCCAGGGAATCATCATAACCCAACTTAGGCTTAAGGACAGTAACAGCCATAAAACAAAACACGCTCACCAATAATCCTATTACAACAGCCGGCAGGACACTGACAAAACCGGCGGCCGGCGTAATAGCGACTAAACCGGCTACGATTCCGCTAGCCGTCCCAAACAATGTCGGTTTTCCGTTATGCATCCATTCCAAAAGAGCCCAGCTTAAACCTGCGCTAGCTGCTGCCGTATTTGTCACTACAAAGGCATTCACCGCTAAGCCGTTTGCTGCTAAGGCGCTGCCGGCATTAAAACCAAACCAACCAAACCAGAGTAACCCAGTGCCTAAAACAACAAAAGGGAGATTATGCGGGGCAGGAATATTAGAATCAAGATTTTTTCTCCTGCCGATGACTAAAGCCGTAACTAACGCCGCAATGCCGGCATTGATGTGCACCACTGTCCCTCCGGCAAAATCCAACGCACCCAGATTCCGCAGCCAACCGCCAACACCCCAAACCCAGTGGCAGAGAGGGTCGTAAACAAAAGTTGCCCAGAGCAGGGTAAAAATAAGAAAAGCGGAAAATTTCATTCTCTCGGCAAAGGCACCGATAATCAAGGCAGGCGTAATTATGGCAAACATCGCCTGAAAAACCATAAAGGCCTGATGCGGTATGGTTGCGGCATAATCTACATAAGGCTCTAAGACACTTACGCCATTTAAGCCGAACCAGCCAAAACCGCCCCAAAAACCTTTTCCTGGAGCAAAGGAAAGGCTATAGCCGAACAACACCCATTGGATATTCAATACGCACATAATGATGAAACACTGCATTAATACACTAAGCGTATTTTTTTTCCTGACCATGCCGCCGTAGAAAAAGGCCAATCCCGGTGTCATCAGCAATACAAGGGCCGAGGACATCAAAACCCACGCCGTATCGCCTGCATTAATCATTTCTACTGCCTCCTCTCCATTTTAAAAGTCAACGTCTAACTGAAAGGTGATTGCATCGGTTAAGTTACGGTTGTTATAAATATCATAACCGAGTATCGCCGAAATATTATGCGTGAACTTCCAGGCAAAGCCATAGTTAATCGCGCCATAAGAAGACTGCGTCCCCTGATAATCCACGCATAGCCACAACCGTTCGTTGATCTCAGGTATAGTGCGCTCCCAAGCCAAGAGTAGACCGCCATTATCGCGCAGGCCATTCTTATCCCGTAAGAGCCTGCCATTGCCCCTGAAATATCCGGCGGAAAACCTGCCTAAATTAAACTTACCCAGTGAGGCTGTTTTAGCGGCCTTAAAATACCAGACATTATTGTTTGTCCTGTGCGGCCTTGTCCCCATATCATAACAACCAACGGCAAAGGCAGGCATATTTTTGAAGTAAGCGCCTTCAGCCAGGCCAAACTTAAAATGAAAATACCAGGGGGTGGAGTCATAAAAAGAACCCAAACCCTTTTTATAGTCAAACCCTATCTCAGCCATAACTTTTCCTAATGGATCCCAAAACTTTCCCAAAAGATTCTTTTCGGGTTTATCCGATAGTAAACTAAAAGTAAGGCCGTAGACCTGCTGAACATAATTATGCTGGTCATAATTATCGGCATTTGTGCCTTTGCCGGTTGTCGGAGTATAATTATCGGCGGTTATGTGTATCTTTTTATAAGGCTGGATATCCGTAGACGGCACCCAGATATGCGTTGAAGGGGTAGCATAGGCAGAATTCAGGATACTAAACCCAAATACCAGGGCTATAAGATAAAAACCAAAGCATTTAATTTTATCCATCCTTATCCTCCATAAACTCCAAATAAAAAAGCGTCTTTTTATCCATCGCTGGATTCAAGACGCCTGTGTATTATTACACTCCCCTGTGTTCTACACTAATACAAGTAAAAAACTATTCTTTCTGGTAACCCTGGCTAAATAGAACCTTTAAACTTCTGGCATTTATCTCTAATTTTACCCTTTAATTTTACTACTCTTACATGTGAAATTCCCAATCTACTCCCGATTTCTCTGATCGTTAATTCTTCTAAGCTAAGGCGGAATACTTCTTTCTCTCTTTTTGTCAGGCCGTTATTATTAATTTTTTCGATTAACATTTTACAATGAATACGTTCAAAAGATGATTCCGGGTCTTCTAAACATAGAGTTTCCCCTAACTCCAGGGCATCTTCTTCATTTACCAAGGCGTGGATACTGACTAAAGGGGCTTTATCCTGCGTCTTACGGATATAATTCTTGAGGTAAAAATAGCAACCCTGCAGGATATAACTATCGGTATTGCCGGATAGCTTGCCCTCTTTATAGCCTAACCAAAGATGCACCAATGCTTCCTGGTATAAATCATCTTCATTAAAAAATGTAAAACGCCCATTAAGCTTATGGGTTATCCCTTTTAATTTCGGCGATATTCTCTGGATAAGCTCTAAAAAATACATCCTTAACCTCTGTTTTAAATGAAAGCATAACTTTGGTACAAATAAAAAGGCGCCCTTTGCTCCCACATCGGATAAAGGACGCCTTAGTCCGCCAAAAACAAATTATTTTCTTAGAATCTAAATGAAACCAAATATGAATTTTAACCTATTAGTTTTGGTTTCATTTATCCTGAGGGCGAAGCCCGAAGGATTACCCTTCGCTTTCGCTCAGGGTAAATGCGACCGATATGTCAAAATTGAAGATTGGTCGCATTTAATCAAAAGACTCCGTTGTCTCTATATTAATACAACTGGTTTCCCGCTGTTTGTTACGCTTTGCCGTGTTACTATTGTTTCCTTTTGCTTTCGGCTGATAATCGCTGAATTCTTCGCATTGTAAGACGGGAAACTTGGCCTGGAAAATACATTTTGTATCGCTCAGGCACGTTTCGCATAACCCTTTCTTACCCATAGTTACCTCCCCGCTGCTACCCGTATTTTCCGGTGATTAAAGTTATTTTCGCGCCTTATAGTATCTCTGCCATCGAGGATCGCCTCAGCCTCTTTACGATAGGCATCCATAACATAAGGTATACCGCAAACTTTTGCCGCCTCTTCAGTCAAAGACATCAGGTCATCGCGGGAGATTGTGCTTAACCTGAAATTCCTGCTGCCTGCCATCAACTGCTGAAGGCCTACCCTTATCTTCTGCACAAAAGAATAGATACCCACAGCGCCAAGGGGAATATTTTTCATATCTTTGCCGTATCTATCAGCTAATTCTTCATAGCAAACAAAGATCTCTTTTTCTGTCTTCCCAAATTCGGATACTGTAACCGGAAGATTCCCGTCTTTTATCCACTGAGCGATATTCTTACCCACCATGCCGGGAATCATTAATGCCCTGCCCATACATACTGCCTTAACGTATGGCGCGCCCATTGCGATTACCTTAAAAATATGGTCTTCAGTAGAGAAACCTCCGGCAATGGCTATATCCGGGACGCGTATACCTTTTTTGGTCAATTTCTGGCAAAACTCATAGGTAAGGGCCTCCAGATAAAAGGTAGGGATCCCCCATTCTTCCATCATCCTCCAAGGGCTCATCCCTGTGCCGCCGGCAGCGCCGTCTATGGTTAAAAGGTCAATTTCAGCCATGGCGCAGTATCTAATCGCCATCGCCAGTTCGCGCATAGAATAGGCCCCGGTTTTTAAAGTAATACGCTTAAACCCGAGCCCTCTCAGGCGTTTAACCTCGGCTAAAAATGCTTCTTCTGAAACAAAGCCCAAGCGGGAGTGACGTTCAAACTCTTTTATGGCACCGTCTTTGAAGGCCTTCTGGATTGCTTCCAAAGAAGGATCCGGGGTCACTATATAACCGCGCCTCTTCAACTCAAGCGCCCTTTCTAAACTTTTTACTTTTATCTCTCCGCCGATACACTTGGCCCCTTGGCCCCATTTCAACTCTATGGCCTCAAGATTATGCTTTTTCCTGACATATTCGGCTACCCCTAAACGCGTATCCTCTACGTTCATCTGCACCAATATCTCGCCATAACCCTCATAGAATTTTTTGTAAATCTCTATACGCCGGTCCATATCCGGTGAATTCTTAATTTTTCCTTTGCTATCAAGTTCAAGGCCCGGGTCTATACCGCAGACATTCTCCCCGCAAATAAGGGTAATGCCTGATATGGCAGCGCCCACTGCAAAATGTTCCCAGTTTTTCCGGGCGATTTCTGTCGAACCCAGGGCCCCGGTAAAAATAGGAACCTTCATTTTTACTTTGGAATTCCATCCGTATTCGGTTTCTGTATTCACATCAGGAAATTTTGTATTATCCGGGTTACCTTCAATCTCACCGGGTAGGCCTTTTGCGCCTAAGGCATATCCTTGGATATTCAAATGTGAATAATCTACCGGATAATTTTTATCTGCACCGGCAGTAATCTCGCCAAAAGCCCCGGGATAAATCACCTCGCGGCTCCTGAATGAAGCTTTGAAAACCTCACAATTACCTTTGCACCCGTCAATACAACGAGAACAGATACCAGAACCCGGTACCACATTTTTTGACCGGTTAAACGTCCCGGTCGCATCATTTGCGTTCGGCCTTTGTAAATTCATCGCAACCTTCCTCCTTTTTTTGTTTGCTC contains:
- a CDS encoding sigma-70 family RNA polymerase sigma factor, giving the protein MYFLELIQRISPKLKGITHKLNGRFTFFNEDDLYQEALVHLWLGYKEGKLSGNTDSYILQGCYFYLKNYIRKTQDKAPLVSIHALVNEEDALELGETLCLEDPESSFERIHCKMLIEKINNNGLTKREKEVFRLSLEELTIREIGSRLGISHVRVVKLKGKIRDKCQKFKGSI
- a CDS encoding FMN-binding glutamate synthase family protein, whose protein sequence is MNLQRPNANDATGTFNRSKNVVPGSGICSRCIDGCKGNCEVFKASFRSREVIYPGAFGEITAGADKNYPVDYSHLNIQGYALGAKGLPGEIEGNPDNTKFPDVNTETEYGWNSKVKMKVPIFTGALGSTEIARKNWEHFAVGAAISGITLICGENVCGIDPGLELDSKGKIKNSPDMDRRIEIYKKFYEGYGEILVQMNVEDTRLGVAEYVRKKHNLEAIELKWGQGAKCIGGEIKVKSLERALELKRRGYIVTPDPSLEAIQKAFKDGAIKEFERHSRLGFVSEEAFLAEVKRLRGLGFKRITLKTGAYSMRELAMAIRYCAMAEIDLLTIDGAAGGTGMSPWRMMEEWGIPTFYLEALTYEFCQKLTKKGIRVPDIAIAGGFSTEDHIFKVIAMGAPYVKAVCMGRALMIPGMVGKNIAQWIKDGNLPVTVSEFGKTEKEIFVCYEELADRYGKDMKNIPLGAVGIYSFVQKIRVGLQQLMAGSRNFRLSTISRDDLMSLTEEAAKVCGIPYVMDAYRKEAEAILDGRDTIRRENNFNHRKIRVAAGR
- a CDS encoding ammonium transporter; the protein is MINAGDTAWVLMSSALVLLMTPGLAFFYGGMVRKKNTLSVLMQCFIIMCVLNIQWVLFGYSLSFAPGKGFWGGFGWFGLNGVSVLEPYVDYAATIPHQAFMVFQAMFAIITPALIIGAFAERMKFSAFLIFTLLWATFVYDPLCHWVWGVGGWLRNLGALDFAGGTVVHINAGIAALVTALVIGRRKNLDSNIPAPHNLPFVVLGTGLLWFGWFGFNAGSALAANGLAVNAFVVTNTAAASAGLSWALLEWMHNGKPTLFGTASGIVAGLVAITPAAGFVSVLPAVVIGLLVSVFCFMAVTVLKPKLGYDDSLDAFGVHCIGGIWGALATGLFASKAVNPAGADGLFFGNPRQFLVQLAAVAVTLVYTFLATFLIYKIVDLIIGVRVGEKDELMGLDLTQHREQAYTILE